A genomic stretch from Deltaproteobacteria bacterium includes:
- a CDS encoding 3'(2'),5'-bisphosphate nucleotidase CysQ: MDLDRALTTAREAAHLAGEKLLSYYASDYDIHHKSGGNPVTTADIEANEVLHEALLGAFPESGWLSEESADSPERLEKEWVWIVDPLDGTMEFIRGIDEFAVSVALVQGTAPVVAVAYNPATDCMTHCRRGFGTFANGQPVRVSGRAKLEGATMVASRSETRRGLFAEFDGILKIKPTGSIAHKLAEFAGGRGDLIISLRPKNEWDVCAGVLLAEEAGAKVTDLDGRPFAFNQADTLRNGVIAANPSLYPEVYRLVAGRRR, encoded by the coding sequence GGCGCGGGAGGCAGCGCACCTGGCCGGGGAGAAGCTCCTCTCCTACTACGCGTCGGACTACGACATCCACCACAAGAGCGGCGGCAACCCGGTCACCACCGCGGACATCGAGGCCAACGAGGTGCTGCACGAAGCCCTGCTGGGAGCGTTCCCGGAAAGCGGCTGGCTGTCGGAGGAGTCCGCCGACAGCCCCGAGCGGCTGGAGAAGGAGTGGGTGTGGATCGTGGACCCGCTGGACGGGACCATGGAATTCATCCGCGGGATCGACGAGTTCGCCGTTTCCGTGGCGCTGGTGCAGGGCACGGCGCCGGTGGTGGCGGTGGCGTACAACCCCGCGACCGACTGCATGACGCATTGCCGCCGCGGCTTCGGCACCTTCGCCAACGGACAGCCGGTGCGCGTGTCCGGCCGCGCCAAACTGGAGGGCGCTACAATGGTTGCCAGCCGGAGCGAGACCCGCCGGGGCCTTTTCGCGGAGTTCGATGGAATCCTGAAGATCAAGCCCACGGGCAGCATCGCCCACAAGCTCGCCGAGTTCGCCGGCGGCCGCGGCGACCTGATCATCAGCCTGCGGCCGAAGAACGAATGGGACGTGTGCGCCGGGGTGCTGTTGGCGGAAGAAGCCGGTGCCAAGGTGACCGACCTGGACGGCCGGCCGTTTGCATTCAACCAGGCGGACACGCTGCGCAACGGCGTCATCGCCGCCAACCCGTCGCTCTACCCGGAAGTGTACCGCCTCGTCGCCGGGCGCAGGCGCTAA
- a CDS encoding DUF2007 domain-containing protein, whose protein sequence is MAYVDVFRTVDVTTLAVVKSVLDSAGITYVVQGESALSLLPVGPLWGGFGSAGVAATIQVPEEEAEEALELLREVTEPDPDAE, encoded by the coding sequence ATGGCCTATGTAGATGTGTTTCGGACGGTAGACGTCACCACCCTGGCCGTGGTCAAGTCCGTCCTCGACAGCGCCGGCATCACCTACGTGGTGCAGGGCGAATCGGCGCTGAGCCTTTTGCCGGTGGGGCCGCTGTGGGGCGGGTTCGGCTCGGCCGGCGTGGCCGCCACCATCCAGGTGCCGGAAGAGGAAGCCGAAGAGGCTCTGGAATTGCTGCGAGAAGTCACCGAACCGGACCCGGATGCGGAATGA